A genome region from Hevea brasiliensis isolate MT/VB/25A 57/8 chromosome 9, ASM3005281v1, whole genome shotgun sequence includes the following:
- the LOC110649011 gene encoding uncharacterized protein LOC110649011, whose protein sequence is MAAGIASVFNKFLSIFILLLHLGCFIFAAKDHQPPTKKRKVSSTSSSSTRLKPHRALSSSWTYLKRIFSSKTYKTSSSQGQSPVPTLTSARSSQQSIVSMIPPEDQSSDIPPRTKPSGSCQESDISTDDQFFPLRNDIFPCTACGEIFQKAQLLEQHQAIKHAVSELHDGDSGKNIVHIIFKTGWTSKEKNPEIHRILKIHNSPKILSRFEEYREVVKAKAARNSTVKRRDERCIADGNELLRFYCSTFICDLGANGNSSICNQQYCSVCGIIKSGFSPKMDGISTLSSSCRAHVAIPEEVEEEFKFMNVKRAMLVCRVVAGRIGCEMDEEVDKETGGFDSVVGRGGSGIHSRLDEEELLVFNPRAVLPCFVIVYTV, encoded by the coding sequence ATGGCTGCAGGAATAGCTTCAGTGTTCAATAAGTTCCTCTCTATATTTATCCTCCTTCTCCACCTTGGTTGCTTTATTTTCGCAGCCAAAGATCATCAACCACCGACCAAGAAACGCAAAGTCTCCTccacatcttcttcttcaactcgCCTAAAGCCTCACAGAGCTCTCTCTTCGTCCTGGACCTATCTCAAACGCATCTTCTCCTCAAAGACCTACAAAACCAGCAGCTCACAGGGTCAATCTCCAGTCCCAACTCTCACCTCAGCAAGATCATCCCAGCAGTCTATAGTCTCCATGATCCCACCCGAAGATCAGTCATCCGATATTCCTCCACGTACAAAGCCATCCGGGTCTTGCCAAGAATCAGATATCTCAACCGATGATCAGTTCTTTCCTTTGCGAAATGATATATTTCCGTGCACAGCTTGCGGTGAAATCTTTCAAAAAGCGCAGCTTCTGGAGCAGCATCAAGCGATCAAACATGCGGTGTCAGAGCTTCACGATGGAGATTCAGGGAAGAATATAGTCCATATCATATTCAAAACAGGTTGGACTTCTAAAGAAAAGAACCCGGAAATTCATAGGATTTTAAAGATCCATAACAGTCCAAAGATACTATCGAGATTTGAAGAGTACAGAGAGGTTGTGAAAGCCAAAGCTGCAAGAAACAGCACCGTAAAGAGAAGAGACGAGAGATGCATAGCAGATGGTAATGAACTCTTGAGATTTTACTGTTCGACATTCATTTGTGATTTGGGAGCGAATGGAAATTCCAgcatttgcaaccagcaatactGCAGCGTTTGTGGGATAATAAAATCGGGCTTCTCACCCAAGATGGACGGAATTTCTACACTATCGAGCAGCTGTAGAGCACACGTGGCGATCCCTGAAGAGGTGGAAGAAGAGTTCAAGTTTATGAACGTGAAACGGGCGATGCTGGTGTGCAGGGTAGTAGCGGGTCGGATCGGGTGTGAAATGGATGAGGAAGTGGATAAGGAGACTGGAGGGTTTGATTCTGTCGTGGGGAGGGGTGGCAGTGGGATCCATAGCAGGCTGGACGAGGAAGAGTTGCTAGTGTTTAATCCAAGGGCTGTGCTTCCTTGCTTTGTGATTGTGTATACCGTGTGA